One part of the Sorangiineae bacterium MSr11954 genome encodes these proteins:
- a CDS encoding serine/threonine protein phosphatase, producing the protein MLTFSPDPDKAEQEMHAIIFYLTTFGYIDGDFDATEKSFVRAYIRKLVVHRAETAMADADPAFRSEIIEKFTAHFHEVFEGIDSRIQELFAEPVQKDEDPSAFVHTKLKVRCFEIFQSFDRAGQEQLMATIDELLLADGHAHPAELKFRAELAALLSTEVDLELVDDEDAVAHVRVEPPRRYAATGENHPFFVPAEFHYSADRKKILEQAGRDRDLIDRVLGILEKQRAHGKGKLAGKTNVGEIPSGESFLDGFTYVTRPVPKRAYELIVLGDLHGCYSVLKATLIQSRFFEKVTAFQRDPTSVPEPKLVLLGDYIDRGLFSLNGVLRTVLQLFATAPDHVVALRGNHEYYVEYNGNVYGGVKPAESINTLKPHLPLDVFRHYAHLFERLPNTLLFDRFVFVHGGIPRDRLLKERWRDLSSLNDVELRFQMMWSDPSRVDVVPAELQEKSARFPFGKLQLRAFLQRMGCHTLVRGHEKVNAGFERTYDDEHAQLFTLFSAGGRDNNDLPLDSSYRSVTPMALTLLLDPDGNGTITPWAPDYRAYNDPQRNGFFQAPPEIAHRRD; encoded by the coding sequence ATGCTGACGTTTAGCCCCGATCCCGACAAGGCCGAGCAGGAGATGCACGCCATCATCTTTTACCTGACGACATTCGGGTACATCGATGGTGACTTCGACGCGACGGAGAAGAGCTTCGTGCGCGCCTACATCCGCAAGCTTGTCGTACACCGTGCGGAGACGGCCATGGCGGACGCCGATCCCGCCTTTCGTTCGGAAATCATCGAGAAATTTACGGCTCATTTCCATGAAGTGTTCGAGGGCATCGATTCTCGTATCCAGGAACTTTTTGCCGAGCCGGTACAAAAGGACGAGGACCCGTCGGCGTTCGTGCACACGAAGCTGAAAGTTCGATGCTTCGAGATCTTCCAAAGCTTCGATCGGGCGGGCCAGGAGCAGCTGATGGCCACCATCGACGAGCTTCTGCTGGCCGATGGACACGCACATCCGGCGGAGCTCAAGTTTCGCGCGGAGCTGGCGGCGCTGCTCTCGACCGAGGTCGATCTGGAGCTGGTCGACGACGAAGATGCGGTGGCCCACGTTCGGGTGGAGCCCCCGCGAAGGTACGCGGCCACCGGTGAGAACCATCCGTTCTTCGTGCCCGCGGAGTTCCACTACTCGGCGGACCGCAAGAAGATCCTGGAGCAAGCCGGGCGCGATCGGGATCTCATCGATCGGGTGCTCGGGATCCTGGAGAAGCAGCGGGCGCACGGGAAGGGGAAGCTCGCGGGGAAGACCAACGTGGGCGAGATCCCGAGCGGCGAGTCGTTCCTCGACGGCTTTACGTACGTGACGCGTCCGGTGCCCAAGCGCGCGTACGAGCTGATCGTGCTGGGCGATTTGCACGGCTGCTACAGCGTGCTGAAGGCCACGTTGATCCAGTCGCGGTTCTTCGAGAAGGTGACGGCGTTCCAGCGCGATCCCACGTCGGTGCCGGAGCCGAAGTTGGTGCTCTTGGGCGACTACATCGACCGCGGTCTATTCAGCCTCAACGGCGTTCTGCGCACGGTGCTGCAGCTGTTTGCCACGGCGCCCGATCACGTGGTGGCGCTGCGCGGGAACCACGAGTACTACGTGGAGTACAACGGCAACGTCTACGGCGGCGTAAAGCCGGCGGAGTCGATCAACACGCTCAAGCCGCACCTGCCGCTCGACGTCTTCCGCCACTACGCGCACCTCTTCGAGCGGCTCCCGAACACCTTGCTGTTCGATCGCTTCGTGTTCGTGCACGGCGGCATCCCGCGCGATCGTCTGCTCAAGGAGCGCTGGCGCGATCTCTCGAGCCTCAACGACGTGGAGCTTCGCTTTCAAATGATGTGGAGCGATCCGAGCCGGGTCGACGTCGTCCCCGCCGAGCTCCAAGAAAAGTCGGCGCGCTTCCCATTCGGCAAGCTACAGCTGCGCGCGTTCTTGCAGCGTATGGGGTGCCACACGTTGGTGCGCGGTCACGAAAAGGTGAACGCAGGCTTCGAGCGCACCTACGACGACGAGCACGCGCAACTCTTCACGCTCTTCTCCGCCGGGGGCCGCGACAACAACGATCTCCCGCTCGACAGCAGCTACCGCTCCGTCACCCCCATGGCGCTCACGCTCCTCCTCGACCCCGACGGCAACGGCACCATCACCCCCTGGGCCCCCGACTACCGCGCCTACAACGATCCCCAACGCAACGGCTTCTTCCAAGCCCCCCCGGAGATCGCGCACCGTCGGGATTGA
- a CDS encoding FHA domain-containing protein, with translation MTAVPSGRTSASKVAKWLVDRARVDDAIMVLCAYATSGPNDAEGQQLLAEALRLDPSSPLARQAFERMEGIAGDHALLEQAIHRFNGDALSRFEREMQPAGFRRAQVGFNNNVKYKGRVFHVQTEDSGLDRPHIITHLFADGGRIVKTHKRNYGEHIAREEAEGNIALFVRALMKGQHMEMLLMLREGRFDAVVEGRAAGGIEVLVDPPNVDVKRLGKRKTTKSADGTADAVPSSPALSKAEPSGLNVSAAASGGHPTSSSGPPPPSVNASAATSGGYPGVNASAAASGGYPGVSPPIAPGGIPPLSSRSALMNPAASDAELESAPATVVDPSAALAAIAATAMPPAFFHLIVQRSLVGGPDKYSVREDEAIMGREGSIQIADAFCHAREAVFRFREGRLWLEDFEGGNGAFLRIRSRVELTAGDEFIVGDQLFRVEKNPVADDGPDPDPTYFYSSPKWPSAFRVVQIFEGGAVGACAVSRGGMVQIGAAIGDIVCPHDPLLSEQHCVLEEQAEVVVLTDLDSRTGVFVRLQGEGELLDGDEILVGRTRLLVDLSPWEAR, from the coding sequence ATGACCGCAGTCCCGAGCGGGCGTACCAGCGCATCGAAAGTTGCCAAGTGGCTCGTCGACCGTGCGCGCGTGGACGATGCCATTATGGTGCTCTGCGCCTACGCCACCAGCGGACCGAACGACGCGGAGGGTCAACAGCTCCTCGCCGAAGCGCTGCGCCTGGATCCGAGCTCACCCCTCGCGCGCCAGGCGTTCGAGCGCATGGAGGGCATCGCCGGCGACCACGCGTTGCTCGAGCAAGCCATCCACCGCTTCAACGGCGATGCGCTCTCGCGCTTCGAGCGGGAGATGCAGCCCGCCGGGTTTCGCCGCGCGCAGGTCGGTTTCAACAACAACGTCAAGTACAAGGGTCGGGTCTTCCACGTGCAAACGGAGGACTCGGGGCTCGATCGCCCGCACATCATCACGCACCTGTTTGCCGACGGCGGGCGCATCGTCAAGACGCACAAGCGCAACTACGGCGAGCACATCGCGCGCGAGGAGGCCGAGGGCAACATCGCGCTGTTCGTGCGGGCGCTGATGAAGGGGCAGCACATGGAGATGCTGCTCATGCTGCGCGAGGGCCGCTTCGACGCCGTCGTCGAAGGACGCGCGGCCGGCGGCATCGAGGTCCTGGTGGACCCGCCCAATGTCGACGTCAAACGGCTCGGCAAGCGCAAGACCACCAAATCCGCCGACGGCACCGCCGACGCCGTTCCTTCGAGCCCTGCCCTCTCCAAGGCCGAGCCGTCGGGCCTGAATGTGTCGGCCGCCGCCAGCGGTGGGCATCCGACCTCGTCGAGCGGGCCGCCGCCTCCGAGCGTCAACGCGTCGGCCGCGACCAGCGGCGGCTATCCAGGCGTGAATGCGTCGGCTGCGGCCAGCGGCGGCTATCCGGGCGTGAGCCCGCCGATCGCCCCGGGCGGCATCCCTCCGCTGAGCAGCCGCTCGGCCCTCATGAACCCGGCCGCCTCCGACGCGGAGCTCGAGTCCGCGCCGGCCACGGTGGTCGATCCCTCGGCGGCCTTGGCAGCCATCGCGGCCACCGCGATGCCGCCGGCGTTTTTTCATCTGATCGTGCAGCGAAGCTTGGTGGGAGGTCCCGACAAGTACTCCGTCCGCGAAGACGAAGCGATCATGGGGCGCGAGGGGTCGATTCAAATCGCCGACGCGTTCTGCCACGCGCGCGAGGCCGTCTTCCGCTTCCGCGAGGGCCGATTGTGGCTCGAAGATTTCGAGGGCGGCAACGGTGCCTTCTTGCGCATTCGCTCGCGGGTGGAGCTCACGGCGGGGGACGAGTTCATCGTCGGCGACCAGCTCTTTCGCGTCGAGAAGAACCCGGTGGCCGACGACGGCCCCGATCCCGACCCCACGTACTTCTATTCGTCGCCCAAGTGGCCATCGGCCTTCCGCGTGGTGCAAATCTTCGAGGGCGGCGCCGTGGGGGCGTGTGCGGTATCGCGCGGCGGGATGGTGCAAATCGGGGCCGCGATCGGGGACATCGTGTGCCCGCACGATCCCTTGTTGAGCGAGCAACATTGTGTGCTGGAGGAGCAGGCGGAGGTCGTGGTCCTCACCGACTTGGACTCGCGCACGGGGGTCTTCGTCCGGCTCCAAGGTGAGGGCGAGCTTTTGGACGGTGACGAAATCCTGGTTGGACGGACGCGTCTGCTTGTGGACTTAAGCCCCTGGGAGGCTCGATGA